A genomic region of Fusarium oxysporum Fo47 chromosome VI, complete sequence contains the following coding sequences:
- a CDS encoding kinase domain-containing protein produces MATAYAHRAGFVHGDIHLGNVLLQLPGSELDHLSIQQVYERNYKPDPCPVTRTDGQPVFSPSVPKNVYTPNWLGKPSDEVLLPEAKLWLADFGTAFNPSQETRLLSYTHLQNRPPEAVFDSTKPLTFSSDISSLGLMVWEGMGSGPSMSGFLFGENEVVADQVDALGPLPQWWEKWGARTNVSTEGGQPKGGRKVWPLQKRFDLILQRGKKTAKLDDEESRAF; encoded by the exons ATGGCAACGGCATACGCACACCGGGCCGGCTTCGTTCATGGCG ATATTCACCTAGGAAACGTGTTGCTCCAATTGCCTGGATCGGAGCTCGATCATCTCTCCATCCAACAGGTGTATGAGAGAAACTATAAACCAGACCCCTGCCCAGTGACTAGGACTGATGGTCAGCCGGTTTTCTCACCGTCAGTGCCAAAGAATGTCTATACGCCAAACTGGCTCGGTAAACCCAGCGACGAGGTTCTGTTGCCTGAAGCCAAGCTGTGGCTCGCCGATTTCGGAACAGCATTCAATCCTTCGCAGGAGACGAGACTGTTGTCTTACACGCACTTACAGAATCGACCACCAGAAGCAGTGTTTGATTCCACGAAACCTCTGACATTCTCCTCTGATATCTCGAGCCTGGGACTCATGGTCTGGGAGGGCATGGGTTCCGGGCCATCTATGAGCGGCTTTCTCTTCGGTGAAAACGAGGTGGTTGCTGACCAGGTCGACGCGCTCGGTCCCTTGCCCCAGTGGTGGGAGAAATGGGGGGCCAGAACAAACGTATCTACTGAGGGCGGACAGCCAAAGGGGGGAAGGAAGGTGTGGCCGCTTCAGAAGCGATTTGATCTGATTCTacagagagggaagaagacggcaaagctggatgatgaggagagcCGTGCCTTTTGA
- a CDS encoding uncharacterized protein (expressed protein), whose protein sequence is MPIEHFPPASPDLNPITEIFNWAKANLKTDKDRSLFGEVAEWRIRRVVRGTWNNIPQENMKALIESMPHRCQAVIDANGMHTRG, encoded by the coding sequence ATGCCCATCGAGCACTTCCCTCCCGCTTCACCCGACCTAAACCCCATCACCGAAATATTCAACTGGGCCAAGGCTAATCTCAAGACTGACAAGGACCGCTCTCTTTTCGGCGAGGTCGCCGAGTGGCGCATCCGACGAGTTGTCCGAGGCACCTGGAACAACATACCTCAGGAAAACATGAAAGCGCTCATTGAGAGCATGCCTCACCGATGTCAGGCTGTCATCGACGCCAATGGGATGCATACCCGAGGCTAG